A portion of the Tachysurus fulvidraco isolate hzauxx_2018 chromosome 8, HZAU_PFXX_2.0, whole genome shotgun sequence genome contains these proteins:
- the exoc7 gene encoding exocyst complex component 7 isoform X12, protein MIPTEDASARKREIEDKLKQEQETLSFIRENLEKSDQLTKGMVSILSSFESRLMALENSIIPVHKQTENLQRLQENVDKTLFCLDHVISYYHVAKDTDKIIKEGPTGRLNEYLACIAKIQKAVEYFQDNNPDSPELNTVKVRFEKGKEQLEAEFRALLTRYSKAVPPILILDAIGGDEELEGEVTLEHLPEAVLQDVICIAGWLVEYGRNQDFMNVYFQIRSSQLDRSIKGLKEHFRKNSASSALLYSPAVQTKRKDTPTKKVPKRPGKDDVMDVEIDSYIHCISAFVKLAQSEYTLLTEVIPEHHQKKTFDSLIQEALDNLMLDGDNIVTAARRAIMRHDYSAVLTIFPILRHLKHTKPDFDTTLQGTAASTKNKLPTLITSMETTGAKALEEFADSIKNDPDKEYNMPKDGTVHELTSNAILFLQQLLDFQETAGAMLASQETSSSASSYSSEFSRRLLSTYICKVLGNLQLNLLSKSKVYEDQALSAIFLHNNYNYILKSLEKSELIQLVAVTQKKAESSYRELIQQQIQTYQRSWMKVTDHLTDRNMPALLPGVKLKDKERQAIKDKFKGFNDGLEELCKIQKVWAIPDKEQRDAIRHAQKQLISDAYSFFLRRCANISFTKNPEKYYKYTPEDVEDMIEKLFDTSA, encoded by the exons ATGATTCCGACTGAGGACGCGTCGGCTAGGAAGAGGGAGATAGAGGACAAGCTGAAGCAG GAACAGGAGACGCTGTCGTTTATTCGTGAGAATTTGGAAAAGAGTGATCAGCTCACTAAAGGAATG GTGTCCATCCTGTCGTCCTTCGAGAGTCGGCTCATGGCTCTGGAGAACTCCATCATCCCAGTTCACAAGCAGACGGAGAACTTGCAGCGCCTTCAGGAGAACGTGGACAAGACGCTCTTCTGCCTCGACCACGTCATCAGCTACTATCATGTCGCCAAAGATACAGACAAAATCATCAAGGAggg ACCCACTGGGAGGTTGAACGAGTATCTCGCCTGCATCGCCAAGATCCAGAAAGCTGTGGAATATTTTCAGGATAACAACCCTGACAGTCCTGAACTCAACACTGTG aaagTGCGGTTTGAGAAAGGTAAAGAGCAGCTGGAGGCGGAGTTTCGTGCCCTGCTGACCCGCTACAGTAAGGCTGTCCCACCCATTCTGATCTTGGATGCGATTGGTGGGGACGAGGAGCTGGAGGGCGAGGTCACGCTGGAGCATCTTCCCGAAGCCGTGCTGCAGGATGTCATTTGCATCGCTGGGTGGCTGGTGGAGTACGGACGGAACCAGG acttCATGAACGTTTATTTCCAGATCCGTTCCAGTCAGCTGGATCGCTCCATTAAAGGTCTGAAGGAACATTTCCGTAAGAACAGCGCCTCCTCTGCGCTGCTTTACTCCCCGGCGGTGCAGACCAAACGCAAGGACACGCCCACCAAAAAGGTTCCTAAGCGACCAG ggaAGGATGATGTAATGGACGTGGAGATCGACTCGTATATCCACTGCATCAGTGCGTTTGTGAAGCTGGCTCAGAGCGAGTACACTTTACTGACTGAGGTCATTCCTGAACATCACCAGAAGAAAACCTTTGACTCTCTCatacag gaggcATTAGATAACCTGATGCTGGATGGTGACAACATCGTCACAGCTGCACGCAGAGCCATCATGAGGCATGATTACTCAGCAGTGCTCACCATCTTCCCCATTCTCCGCCACCTCAAACACACCAAACCTGACTTCGACACCAcacttcag GGGACCGCGGCGAGCACTAAGAACAAGCTGCCGACTCTGATCACCTCCATGGAGACGACAGGAGCCAAAGCTCTGGAGGAGTTCGCCGACAGCATCAAG AACGATCCAGATAAAGAGTATAACATGCCTAAAGATGGGACTGTACATGAGCTTACCAGTAAT gCCATTCTCTTCCTGCAGCAGTTGTTAGATTTCCAGGAGACGGCTGGAGCGATGTTGGCCTCTCAgg aaacaaGCTCATCAGCCAGCAGCTACAGCTCTGAGTTCAGCCGCAGACTCCTCAGCACCTACAtct gtaAAGTGCTAGGAAACCTGCAGCTGAATCTTCTGAGTAAATCCAAGGTGTATGAGGATCAGGCTCTGAGCGCCATTTTCCTCCACAACAATTACAACTACATCCTCAAATCTCTGGAGAA gtcagagCTGATCCAGTTGGTGGCTGTGACCCAGAAGAAGGCAGAGAGTTCCTACAGAGAATTGATCCAACAGCAGATTCAGACATATCAGagaag TTGGATGAAGGTGACAGACCACCTCACTGACAGGAACATGCCAGCACTACTACCTGGAGTCAAG TTGAAAGACAAAGAGCGTCAGGCGATCAAAGATAAATTCAAG ggttttaATGACGGTCTGGAGGAGCTGTGTAAGATACAGAAGGTGTGGGCGATTCCTGATAAAGAGCAGCGTGATGCGATTAGACATGCCCAGAAACAGCTCATCTCTGATGCATACAGTTTCTTCCTACGCAG gtgtgcaaacatttcattcacaaaGAACCCAGAGAAGTACTACAAATACACACCAGAGGATGTGGAGGACATGATCGAAAAGCTGTTTGACACCTCCGCCTAA
- the exoc7 gene encoding exocyst complex component 7 isoform X4, producing the protein MIPTEDASARKREIEDKLKQEQETLSFIRENLEKSDQLTKGMVSILSSFESRLMALENSIIPVHKQTENLQRLQENVDKTLFCLDHVISYYHVAKDTDKIIKEGPTGRLNEYLACIAKIQKAVEYFQDNNPDSPELNTVKVRFEKGKEQLEAEFRALLTRYSKAVPPILILDAIGGDEELEGEVTLEHLPEAVLQDVICIAGWLVEYGRNQDFMNVYFQIRSSQLDRSIKGLKEHFRKNSASSALLYSPAVQTKRKDTPTKKVPKRPGTIRKAQNLLKQYSQHGLDGKKASNLTPLEGYDHEPRGVKHLSDALSDKHGASAGKDDVMDVEIDSYIHCISAFVKLAQSEYTLLTEVIPEHHQKKTFDSLIQEALDNLMLDGDNIVTAARRAIMRHDYSAVLTIFPILRHLKHTKPDFDTTLQGTAASTKNKLPTLITSMETTGAKALEEFADSIKNDPDKEYNMPKDGTVHELTSNAILFLQQLLDFQETAGAMLASQETSSSASSYSSEFSRRLLSTYICKVLGNLQLNLLSKSKVYEDQALSAIFLHNNYNYILKSLEKSELIQLVAVTQKKAESSYRELIQQQIQTYQRSWMKVTDHLTDRNMPALLPGVKLKDKERQAIKDKFKGFNDGLEELCKIQKVWAIPDKEQRDAIRHAQKQLISDAYSFFLRRCANISFTKNPEKYYKYTPEDVEDMIEKLFDTSA; encoded by the exons ATGATTCCGACTGAGGACGCGTCGGCTAGGAAGAGGGAGATAGAGGACAAGCTGAAGCAG GAACAGGAGACGCTGTCGTTTATTCGTGAGAATTTGGAAAAGAGTGATCAGCTCACTAAAGGAATG GTGTCCATCCTGTCGTCCTTCGAGAGTCGGCTCATGGCTCTGGAGAACTCCATCATCCCAGTTCACAAGCAGACGGAGAACTTGCAGCGCCTTCAGGAGAACGTGGACAAGACGCTCTTCTGCCTCGACCACGTCATCAGCTACTATCATGTCGCCAAAGATACAGACAAAATCATCAAGGAggg ACCCACTGGGAGGTTGAACGAGTATCTCGCCTGCATCGCCAAGATCCAGAAAGCTGTGGAATATTTTCAGGATAACAACCCTGACAGTCCTGAACTCAACACTGTG aaagTGCGGTTTGAGAAAGGTAAAGAGCAGCTGGAGGCGGAGTTTCGTGCCCTGCTGACCCGCTACAGTAAGGCTGTCCCACCCATTCTGATCTTGGATGCGATTGGTGGGGACGAGGAGCTGGAGGGCGAGGTCACGCTGGAGCATCTTCCCGAAGCCGTGCTGCAGGATGTCATTTGCATCGCTGGGTGGCTGGTGGAGTACGGACGGAACCAGG acttCATGAACGTTTATTTCCAGATCCGTTCCAGTCAGCTGGATCGCTCCATTAAAGGTCTGAAGGAACATTTCCGTAAGAACAGCGCCTCCTCTGCGCTGCTTTACTCCCCGGCGGTGCAGACCAAACGCAAGGACACGCCCACCAAAAAGGTTCCTAAGCGACCAG GGACGATCCGTAAAGCTCAGAACCTGCTGAAACAGTACTCTCAGCATGGCCTGGATGGGAAAAAGGCCTCAAACCTCACTCCTCTAGAAG GTTACGATCACGAGCCGCGCGGGGTTAAGCACCTGTCGGATGCACTGAGTGACAAGCACGGGGCTTCAGCAG ggaAGGATGATGTAATGGACGTGGAGATCGACTCGTATATCCACTGCATCAGTGCGTTTGTGAAGCTGGCTCAGAGCGAGTACACTTTACTGACTGAGGTCATTCCTGAACATCACCAGAAGAAAACCTTTGACTCTCTCatacag gaggcATTAGATAACCTGATGCTGGATGGTGACAACATCGTCACAGCTGCACGCAGAGCCATCATGAGGCATGATTACTCAGCAGTGCTCACCATCTTCCCCATTCTCCGCCACCTCAAACACACCAAACCTGACTTCGACACCAcacttcag GGGACCGCGGCGAGCACTAAGAACAAGCTGCCGACTCTGATCACCTCCATGGAGACGACAGGAGCCAAAGCTCTGGAGGAGTTCGCCGACAGCATCAAG AACGATCCAGATAAAGAGTATAACATGCCTAAAGATGGGACTGTACATGAGCTTACCAGTAAT gCCATTCTCTTCCTGCAGCAGTTGTTAGATTTCCAGGAGACGGCTGGAGCGATGTTGGCCTCTCAgg aaacaaGCTCATCAGCCAGCAGCTACAGCTCTGAGTTCAGCCGCAGACTCCTCAGCACCTACAtct gtaAAGTGCTAGGAAACCTGCAGCTGAATCTTCTGAGTAAATCCAAGGTGTATGAGGATCAGGCTCTGAGCGCCATTTTCCTCCACAACAATTACAACTACATCCTCAAATCTCTGGAGAA gtcagagCTGATCCAGTTGGTGGCTGTGACCCAGAAGAAGGCAGAGAGTTCCTACAGAGAATTGATCCAACAGCAGATTCAGACATATCAGagaag TTGGATGAAGGTGACAGACCACCTCACTGACAGGAACATGCCAGCACTACTACCTGGAGTCAAG TTGAAAGACAAAGAGCGTCAGGCGATCAAAGATAAATTCAAG ggttttaATGACGGTCTGGAGGAGCTGTGTAAGATACAGAAGGTGTGGGCGATTCCTGATAAAGAGCAGCGTGATGCGATTAGACATGCCCAGAAACAGCTCATCTCTGATGCATACAGTTTCTTCCTACGCAG gtgtgcaaacatttcattcacaaaGAACCCAGAGAAGTACTACAAATACACACCAGAGGATGTGGAGGACATGATCGAAAAGCTGTTTGACACCTCCGCCTAA
- the exoc7 gene encoding exocyst complex component 7 isoform X9 has protein sequence MIPTEDASARKREIEDKLKQEQETLSFIRENLEKSDQLTKGMVSILSSFESRLMALENSIIPVHKQTENLQRLQENVDKTLFCLDHVISYYHVAKDTDKIIKEGPTGRLNEYLACIAKIQKAVEYFQDNNPDSPELNTVKVRFEKGKEQLEAEFRALLTRYSKAVPPILILDAIGGDEELEGEVTLEHLPEAVLQDVICIAGWLVEYGRNQDFMNVYFQIRSSQLDRSIKGLKEHFRKNSASSALLYSPAVQTKRKDTPTKKVPKRPGTIRKAQNLLKQYSQHGLDGKKASNLTPLEGKDDVMDVEIDSYIHCISAFVKLAQSEYTLLTEVIPEHHQKKTFDSLIQEALDNLMLDGDNIVTAARRAIMRHDYSAVLTIFPILRHLKHTKPDFDTTLQGTAASTKNKLPTLITSMETTGAKALEEFADSIKNDPDKEYNMPKDGTVHELTSNAILFLQQLLDFQETAGAMLASQETSSSASSYSSEFSRRLLSTYICKVLGNLQLNLLSKSKVYEDQALSAIFLHNNYNYILKSLEKSELIQLVAVTQKKAESSYRELIQQQIQTYQRSWMKVTDHLTDRNMPALLPGVKLKDKERQAIKDKFKGFNDGLEELCKIQKVWAIPDKEQRDAIRHAQKQLISDAYSFFLRRCANISFTKNPEKYYKYTPEDVEDMIEKLFDTSA, from the exons ATGATTCCGACTGAGGACGCGTCGGCTAGGAAGAGGGAGATAGAGGACAAGCTGAAGCAG GAACAGGAGACGCTGTCGTTTATTCGTGAGAATTTGGAAAAGAGTGATCAGCTCACTAAAGGAATG GTGTCCATCCTGTCGTCCTTCGAGAGTCGGCTCATGGCTCTGGAGAACTCCATCATCCCAGTTCACAAGCAGACGGAGAACTTGCAGCGCCTTCAGGAGAACGTGGACAAGACGCTCTTCTGCCTCGACCACGTCATCAGCTACTATCATGTCGCCAAAGATACAGACAAAATCATCAAGGAggg ACCCACTGGGAGGTTGAACGAGTATCTCGCCTGCATCGCCAAGATCCAGAAAGCTGTGGAATATTTTCAGGATAACAACCCTGACAGTCCTGAACTCAACACTGTG aaagTGCGGTTTGAGAAAGGTAAAGAGCAGCTGGAGGCGGAGTTTCGTGCCCTGCTGACCCGCTACAGTAAGGCTGTCCCACCCATTCTGATCTTGGATGCGATTGGTGGGGACGAGGAGCTGGAGGGCGAGGTCACGCTGGAGCATCTTCCCGAAGCCGTGCTGCAGGATGTCATTTGCATCGCTGGGTGGCTGGTGGAGTACGGACGGAACCAGG acttCATGAACGTTTATTTCCAGATCCGTTCCAGTCAGCTGGATCGCTCCATTAAAGGTCTGAAGGAACATTTCCGTAAGAACAGCGCCTCCTCTGCGCTGCTTTACTCCCCGGCGGTGCAGACCAAACGCAAGGACACGCCCACCAAAAAGGTTCCTAAGCGACCAG GGACGATCCGTAAAGCTCAGAACCTGCTGAAACAGTACTCTCAGCATGGCCTGGATGGGAAAAAGGCCTCAAACCTCACTCCTCTAGAAG ggaAGGATGATGTAATGGACGTGGAGATCGACTCGTATATCCACTGCATCAGTGCGTTTGTGAAGCTGGCTCAGAGCGAGTACACTTTACTGACTGAGGTCATTCCTGAACATCACCAGAAGAAAACCTTTGACTCTCTCatacag gaggcATTAGATAACCTGATGCTGGATGGTGACAACATCGTCACAGCTGCACGCAGAGCCATCATGAGGCATGATTACTCAGCAGTGCTCACCATCTTCCCCATTCTCCGCCACCTCAAACACACCAAACCTGACTTCGACACCAcacttcag GGGACCGCGGCGAGCACTAAGAACAAGCTGCCGACTCTGATCACCTCCATGGAGACGACAGGAGCCAAAGCTCTGGAGGAGTTCGCCGACAGCATCAAG AACGATCCAGATAAAGAGTATAACATGCCTAAAGATGGGACTGTACATGAGCTTACCAGTAAT gCCATTCTCTTCCTGCAGCAGTTGTTAGATTTCCAGGAGACGGCTGGAGCGATGTTGGCCTCTCAgg aaacaaGCTCATCAGCCAGCAGCTACAGCTCTGAGTTCAGCCGCAGACTCCTCAGCACCTACAtct gtaAAGTGCTAGGAAACCTGCAGCTGAATCTTCTGAGTAAATCCAAGGTGTATGAGGATCAGGCTCTGAGCGCCATTTTCCTCCACAACAATTACAACTACATCCTCAAATCTCTGGAGAA gtcagagCTGATCCAGTTGGTGGCTGTGACCCAGAAGAAGGCAGAGAGTTCCTACAGAGAATTGATCCAACAGCAGATTCAGACATATCAGagaag TTGGATGAAGGTGACAGACCACCTCACTGACAGGAACATGCCAGCACTACTACCTGGAGTCAAG TTGAAAGACAAAGAGCGTCAGGCGATCAAAGATAAATTCAAG ggttttaATGACGGTCTGGAGGAGCTGTGTAAGATACAGAAGGTGTGGGCGATTCCTGATAAAGAGCAGCGTGATGCGATTAGACATGCCCAGAAACAGCTCATCTCTGATGCATACAGTTTCTTCCTACGCAG gtgtgcaaacatttcattcacaaaGAACCCAGAGAAGTACTACAAATACACACCAGAGGATGTGGAGGACATGATCGAAAAGCTGTTTGACACCTCCGCCTAA
- the exoc7 gene encoding exocyst complex component 7 isoform X1 has translation MIPTEDASARKREIEDKLKQEQETLSFIRENLEKSDQLTKGMVSILSSFESRLMALENSIIPVHKQTENLQRLQENVDKTLFCLDHVISYYHVAKDTDKIIKEGPTGRLNEYLACIAKIQKAVEYFQDNNPDSPELNTVKVRFEKGKEQLEAEFRALLTRYSKAVPPILILDAIGGDEELEGEVTLEHLPEAVLQDVICIAGWLVEYGRNQDFMNVYFQIRSSQLDRSIKGLKEHFRKNSASSALLYSPAVQTKRKDTPTKKVPKRPVYIPGTIRKAQNLLKQYSQHGLDGKKASNLTPLEGYDHEPRGVKHLSDALSDKHGASAGKDDVMDVEIDSYIHCISAFVKLAQSEYTLLTEVIPEHHQKKTFDSLIQEALDNLMLDGDNIVTAARRAIMRHDYSAVLTIFPILRHLKHTKPDFDTTLQGTAASTKNKLPTLITSMETTGAKALEEFADSIKNDPDKEYNMPKDGTVHELTSNAILFLQQLLDFQETAGAMLASQVLGDTYNIPLDPRETSSSASSYSSEFSRRLLSTYICKVLGNLQLNLLSKSKVYEDQALSAIFLHNNYNYILKSLEKSELIQLVAVTQKKAESSYRELIQQQIQTYQRSWMKVTDHLTDRNMPALLPGVKLKDKERQAIKDKFKGFNDGLEELCKIQKVWAIPDKEQRDAIRHAQKQLISDAYSFFLRRCANISFTKNPEKYYKYTPEDVEDMIEKLFDTSA, from the exons ATGATTCCGACTGAGGACGCGTCGGCTAGGAAGAGGGAGATAGAGGACAAGCTGAAGCAG GAACAGGAGACGCTGTCGTTTATTCGTGAGAATTTGGAAAAGAGTGATCAGCTCACTAAAGGAATG GTGTCCATCCTGTCGTCCTTCGAGAGTCGGCTCATGGCTCTGGAGAACTCCATCATCCCAGTTCACAAGCAGACGGAGAACTTGCAGCGCCTTCAGGAGAACGTGGACAAGACGCTCTTCTGCCTCGACCACGTCATCAGCTACTATCATGTCGCCAAAGATACAGACAAAATCATCAAGGAggg ACCCACTGGGAGGTTGAACGAGTATCTCGCCTGCATCGCCAAGATCCAGAAAGCTGTGGAATATTTTCAGGATAACAACCCTGACAGTCCTGAACTCAACACTGTG aaagTGCGGTTTGAGAAAGGTAAAGAGCAGCTGGAGGCGGAGTTTCGTGCCCTGCTGACCCGCTACAGTAAGGCTGTCCCACCCATTCTGATCTTGGATGCGATTGGTGGGGACGAGGAGCTGGAGGGCGAGGTCACGCTGGAGCATCTTCCCGAAGCCGTGCTGCAGGATGTCATTTGCATCGCTGGGTGGCTGGTGGAGTACGGACGGAACCAGG acttCATGAACGTTTATTTCCAGATCCGTTCCAGTCAGCTGGATCGCTCCATTAAAGGTCTGAAGGAACATTTCCGTAAGAACAGCGCCTCCTCTGCGCTGCTTTACTCCCCGGCGGTGCAGACCAAACGCAAGGACACGCCCACCAAAAAGGTTCCTAAGCGACCAG TTTACATCCCAG GGACGATCCGTAAAGCTCAGAACCTGCTGAAACAGTACTCTCAGCATGGCCTGGATGGGAAAAAGGCCTCAAACCTCACTCCTCTAGAAG GTTACGATCACGAGCCGCGCGGGGTTAAGCACCTGTCGGATGCACTGAGTGACAAGCACGGGGCTTCAGCAG ggaAGGATGATGTAATGGACGTGGAGATCGACTCGTATATCCACTGCATCAGTGCGTTTGTGAAGCTGGCTCAGAGCGAGTACACTTTACTGACTGAGGTCATTCCTGAACATCACCAGAAGAAAACCTTTGACTCTCTCatacag gaggcATTAGATAACCTGATGCTGGATGGTGACAACATCGTCACAGCTGCACGCAGAGCCATCATGAGGCATGATTACTCAGCAGTGCTCACCATCTTCCCCATTCTCCGCCACCTCAAACACACCAAACCTGACTTCGACACCAcacttcag GGGACCGCGGCGAGCACTAAGAACAAGCTGCCGACTCTGATCACCTCCATGGAGACGACAGGAGCCAAAGCTCTGGAGGAGTTCGCCGACAGCATCAAG AACGATCCAGATAAAGAGTATAACATGCCTAAAGATGGGACTGTACATGAGCTTACCAGTAAT gCCATTCTCTTCCTGCAGCAGTTGTTAGATTTCCAGGAGACGGCTGGAGCGATGTTGGCCTCTCAgg TCCTCGGGGACACTTACAATATTCCTTTAGACCCCCGAG aaacaaGCTCATCAGCCAGCAGCTACAGCTCTGAGTTCAGCCGCAGACTCCTCAGCACCTACAtct gtaAAGTGCTAGGAAACCTGCAGCTGAATCTTCTGAGTAAATCCAAGGTGTATGAGGATCAGGCTCTGAGCGCCATTTTCCTCCACAACAATTACAACTACATCCTCAAATCTCTGGAGAA gtcagagCTGATCCAGTTGGTGGCTGTGACCCAGAAGAAGGCAGAGAGTTCCTACAGAGAATTGATCCAACAGCAGATTCAGACATATCAGagaag TTGGATGAAGGTGACAGACCACCTCACTGACAGGAACATGCCAGCACTACTACCTGGAGTCAAG TTGAAAGACAAAGAGCGTCAGGCGATCAAAGATAAATTCAAG ggttttaATGACGGTCTGGAGGAGCTGTGTAAGATACAGAAGGTGTGGGCGATTCCTGATAAAGAGCAGCGTGATGCGATTAGACATGCCCAGAAACAGCTCATCTCTGATGCATACAGTTTCTTCCTACGCAG gtgtgcaaacatttcattcacaaaGAACCCAGAGAAGTACTACAAATACACACCAGAGGATGTGGAGGACATGATCGAAAAGCTGTTTGACACCTCCGCCTAA
- the exoc7 gene encoding exocyst complex component 7 isoform X10, with product MIPTEDASARKREIEDKLKQEQETLSFIRENLEKSDQLTKGMVSILSSFESRLMALENSIIPVHKQTENLQRLQENVDKTLFCLDHVISYYHVAKDTDKIIKEGPTGRLNEYLACIAKIQKAVEYFQDNNPDSPELNTVKVRFEKGKEQLEAEFRALLTRYSKAVPPILILDAIGGDEELEGEVTLEHLPEAVLQDVICIAGWLVEYGRNQDFMNVYFQIRSSQLDRSIKGLKEHFRKNSASSALLYSPAVQTKRKDTPTKKVPKRPGYDHEPRGVKHLSDALSDKHGASAGKDDVMDVEIDSYIHCISAFVKLAQSEYTLLTEVIPEHHQKKTFDSLIQEALDNLMLDGDNIVTAARRAIMRHDYSAVLTIFPILRHLKHTKPDFDTTLQGTAASTKNKLPTLITSMETTGAKALEEFADSIKNDPDKEYNMPKDGTVHELTSNAILFLQQLLDFQETAGAMLASQETSSSASSYSSEFSRRLLSTYICKVLGNLQLNLLSKSKVYEDQALSAIFLHNNYNYILKSLEKSELIQLVAVTQKKAESSYRELIQQQIQTYQRSWMKVTDHLTDRNMPALLPGVKLKDKERQAIKDKFKGFNDGLEELCKIQKVWAIPDKEQRDAIRHAQKQLISDAYSFFLRRCANISFTKNPEKYYKYTPEDVEDMIEKLFDTSA from the exons ATGATTCCGACTGAGGACGCGTCGGCTAGGAAGAGGGAGATAGAGGACAAGCTGAAGCAG GAACAGGAGACGCTGTCGTTTATTCGTGAGAATTTGGAAAAGAGTGATCAGCTCACTAAAGGAATG GTGTCCATCCTGTCGTCCTTCGAGAGTCGGCTCATGGCTCTGGAGAACTCCATCATCCCAGTTCACAAGCAGACGGAGAACTTGCAGCGCCTTCAGGAGAACGTGGACAAGACGCTCTTCTGCCTCGACCACGTCATCAGCTACTATCATGTCGCCAAAGATACAGACAAAATCATCAAGGAggg ACCCACTGGGAGGTTGAACGAGTATCTCGCCTGCATCGCCAAGATCCAGAAAGCTGTGGAATATTTTCAGGATAACAACCCTGACAGTCCTGAACTCAACACTGTG aaagTGCGGTTTGAGAAAGGTAAAGAGCAGCTGGAGGCGGAGTTTCGTGCCCTGCTGACCCGCTACAGTAAGGCTGTCCCACCCATTCTGATCTTGGATGCGATTGGTGGGGACGAGGAGCTGGAGGGCGAGGTCACGCTGGAGCATCTTCCCGAAGCCGTGCTGCAGGATGTCATTTGCATCGCTGGGTGGCTGGTGGAGTACGGACGGAACCAGG acttCATGAACGTTTATTTCCAGATCCGTTCCAGTCAGCTGGATCGCTCCATTAAAGGTCTGAAGGAACATTTCCGTAAGAACAGCGCCTCCTCTGCGCTGCTTTACTCCCCGGCGGTGCAGACCAAACGCAAGGACACGCCCACCAAAAAGGTTCCTAAGCGACCAG GTTACGATCACGAGCCGCGCGGGGTTAAGCACCTGTCGGATGCACTGAGTGACAAGCACGGGGCTTCAGCAG ggaAGGATGATGTAATGGACGTGGAGATCGACTCGTATATCCACTGCATCAGTGCGTTTGTGAAGCTGGCTCAGAGCGAGTACACTTTACTGACTGAGGTCATTCCTGAACATCACCAGAAGAAAACCTTTGACTCTCTCatacag gaggcATTAGATAACCTGATGCTGGATGGTGACAACATCGTCACAGCTGCACGCAGAGCCATCATGAGGCATGATTACTCAGCAGTGCTCACCATCTTCCCCATTCTCCGCCACCTCAAACACACCAAACCTGACTTCGACACCAcacttcag GGGACCGCGGCGAGCACTAAGAACAAGCTGCCGACTCTGATCACCTCCATGGAGACGACAGGAGCCAAAGCTCTGGAGGAGTTCGCCGACAGCATCAAG AACGATCCAGATAAAGAGTATAACATGCCTAAAGATGGGACTGTACATGAGCTTACCAGTAAT gCCATTCTCTTCCTGCAGCAGTTGTTAGATTTCCAGGAGACGGCTGGAGCGATGTTGGCCTCTCAgg aaacaaGCTCATCAGCCAGCAGCTACAGCTCTGAGTTCAGCCGCAGACTCCTCAGCACCTACAtct gtaAAGTGCTAGGAAACCTGCAGCTGAATCTTCTGAGTAAATCCAAGGTGTATGAGGATCAGGCTCTGAGCGCCATTTTCCTCCACAACAATTACAACTACATCCTCAAATCTCTGGAGAA gtcagagCTGATCCAGTTGGTGGCTGTGACCCAGAAGAAGGCAGAGAGTTCCTACAGAGAATTGATCCAACAGCAGATTCAGACATATCAGagaag TTGGATGAAGGTGACAGACCACCTCACTGACAGGAACATGCCAGCACTACTACCTGGAGTCAAG TTGAAAGACAAAGAGCGTCAGGCGATCAAAGATAAATTCAAG ggttttaATGACGGTCTGGAGGAGCTGTGTAAGATACAGAAGGTGTGGGCGATTCCTGATAAAGAGCAGCGTGATGCGATTAGACATGCCCAGAAACAGCTCATCTCTGATGCATACAGTTTCTTCCTACGCAG gtgtgcaaacatttcattcacaaaGAACCCAGAGAAGTACTACAAATACACACCAGAGGATGTGGAGGACATGATCGAAAAGCTGTTTGACACCTCCGCCTAA